A window of Chitinophaga sp. MM2321 contains these coding sequences:
- the rpmI gene encoding 50S ribosomal protein L35, which produces MPKVKTHSRAKKTFKIGGNGQIKRFMAFKSHLLTKKSTKRKRSLRGSTLVHEANLNLVKRMLGLR; this is translated from the coding sequence ATGCCCAAAGTAAAGACACATTCCCGTGCCAAGAAAACGTTCAAGATTGGTGGGAACGGACAGATTAAGCGGTTTATGGCCTTCAAAAGCCACTTACTGACTAAAAAATCTACGAAAAGAAAACGTAGCCTGAGAGGTAGTACGCTGGTTCACGAAGCAAATCTTAACCTGGTTAAGAGAATGCTCGGTCTCCGCTAG
- the rplT gene encoding 50S ribosomal protein L20, with the protein MPRSVNAVASRARRKRILKQAKGFYGKRKNVYTVAKNVLEKGLTYSYVGRKLKKRNYRQLWIARINAAVRAEGLTYSVFMNKLAGKNIDLNRKVLADLAMNEPETFKSLVASVK; encoded by the coding sequence ATGCCTCGTTCAGTTAACGCCGTAGCTTCAAGAGCCCGGAGAAAAAGGATCTTAAAGCAAGCCAAAGGCTTCTACGGTAAAAGAAAAAATGTTTACACAGTAGCGAAGAACGTTCTTGAAAAAGGACTTACTTATAGCTATGTTGGTCGTAAATTAAAGAAAAGAAACTACCGTCAGCTGTGGATCGCCCGTATCAACGCTGCTGTTAGAGCAGAAGGGTTGACCTACTCTGTGTTCATGAATAAATTAGCTGGTAAAAATATCGACCTGAACAGAAAAGTTCTGGCTGATCTGGCTATGAATGAACCAGAAACTTTCAAAAGCCTGGTAGCTTCTGTAAAGTAA
- the ispE gene encoding 4-(cytidine 5'-diphospho)-2-C-methyl-D-erythritol kinase translates to MIVFPNCKINLGLHITGRRADGFHDLETIFYPLPLNDALEVLSPGTLQFSSSGIAVPGDPADNLCLRAFHLLQQDFPLLPAVNIHLHKHIPMGAGLGGGSADAAFMLQLLNTKFRLELTTAQLMDYAAKLGSDCPFFIINQPCFASGRGEVLEPVTLDLSGYSFLLVYPGIHVNTGWAFKQVTPQLPAHALGEMIRLPVSDWKEVIGNDFEVPVFQVHPVLADIKATMYASGAIYAGMSGSGSTMVGIFPKNKIADILWDASYRVFVMK, encoded by the coding sequence ATGATCGTTTTTCCCAACTGCAAAATAAACCTCGGTCTGCATATCACCGGCAGACGCGCAGACGGTTTTCACGACCTGGAAACTATATTCTACCCATTACCACTCAACGATGCACTGGAAGTGCTCTCCCCCGGTACGCTGCAATTCAGCAGCAGCGGAATCGCCGTTCCGGGTGACCCGGCCGACAATCTTTGCCTCCGGGCATTTCACTTATTACAGCAAGATTTTCCTTTGTTGCCTGCAGTGAACATTCATCTGCACAAGCATATCCCTATGGGCGCAGGGTTGGGCGGCGGTTCAGCAGATGCAGCTTTCATGCTGCAGTTACTGAATACAAAATTCCGGCTGGAGCTAACAACTGCGCAGCTAATGGATTATGCAGCAAAGCTGGGTAGTGACTGTCCATTCTTTATTATCAACCAGCCGTGCTTTGCCAGTGGCCGGGGTGAAGTACTGGAACCGGTGACGCTGGATCTCTCCGGCTATTCCTTTTTACTGGTTTATCCGGGTATTCATGTGAATACAGGCTGGGCATTCAAACAGGTAACGCCGCAGTTACCAGCGCATGCACTCGGGGAAATGATCCGGTTGCCGGTAAGCGATTGGAAAGAAGTGATCGGGAATGATTTTGAAGTACCGGTGTTCCAGGTTCATCCGGTGTTGGCGGATATCAAGGCAACGATGTATGCCTCCGGGGCTATATATGCCGGTATGAGCGGCAGCGGGTCAACGATGGTGGGGATCTTCCCTAAAAACAAAATAGCTGACATCTTGTGGGATGCCAGCTACCGGGTATTTGTAATGAAGTGA
- a CDS encoding bifunctional nuclease domain-containing protein has product MRKIELEIVALSHSITQTHSYAVVLGEVNGLRRLPIVIGGFEAQAIAVALEKMQPSRPLTHDLMKNFMNAFNIELHEVVISNLQEGIFYSKLVCSSNDETIEIDSRTSDALALAVRFGCPIYTFENILNSAGILLDDPAGKKSNKPVTPTISEHDRGAEDDLKAMNVDELTTLLQEVLEQEDYIRAIAIRDEINSRKSK; this is encoded by the coding sequence ATGAGAAAAATAGAACTGGAAATAGTTGCTTTATCGCACAGCATTACGCAGACTCATTCATATGCCGTGGTATTGGGAGAGGTTAATGGTTTACGCCGTTTGCCGATTGTGATTGGCGGCTTTGAAGCGCAGGCGATCGCAGTGGCGCTTGAAAAGATGCAACCCAGCCGCCCTCTTACGCATGATCTGATGAAAAACTTTATGAACGCATTCAATATTGAATTACATGAAGTGGTGATCAGCAATCTCCAGGAGGGCATTTTTTATTCGAAGCTTGTCTGTTCCAGCAACGATGAAACGATTGAAATAGACTCCCGTACCTCAGATGCACTGGCATTGGCAGTACGCTTTGGATGCCCTATTTACACATTCGAAAATATCCTCAACAGTGCAGGCATTTTACTGGATGATCCTGCCGGTAAGAAAAGCAACAAGCCCGTTACCCCCACTATTTCAGAACACGACAGAGGTGCAGAGGATGACCTGAAAGCGATGAACGTGGACGAGCTGACCACCTTACTACAGGAAGTGCTGGAACAGGAAGATTACATCCGGGCTATCGCTATCCGCGATGAGATCAACAGCCGCAAAAGTAAATAA
- a CDS encoding electron transfer flavoprotein subunit alpha/FixB family protein produces MSILIFADQAQGKIKKAAFEAVQYGAKVAEQLGTTATAIVLGPADNAELAALGNYGAAKVLHVADARLHEVESTVFTKIIAEAAEKEGAKVIIFPHNFDGKAIASRVAARLKAGLVAGAISYPDTSNGFVVKKNVFSGKAFANINITADKKVIAIIPNTFPVAAGSGTATVEAFAATINDADFKVKVVKVETVSGDIPLTEAEIIVSGGRGLKGPENWGILEDLAKALGAATASSRPVADAGWRPHHEHVGQTGLTVRPNLYIAIGISGAIQHLAGVNGSKVIVVINKDPEAPFFKAADYGIVGDAFEVVPKLTEAVKAYKSK; encoded by the coding sequence ATGTCTATATTAATATTTGCCGATCAGGCACAGGGAAAAATTAAGAAAGCTGCATTTGAAGCCGTACAATATGGCGCCAAAGTAGCGGAGCAACTGGGTACAACGGCCACCGCCATCGTGCTGGGACCTGCAGACAACGCGGAACTCGCAGCATTGGGTAATTACGGCGCCGCTAAGGTTTTGCATGTAGCAGATGCCCGTTTACATGAAGTGGAAAGCACCGTATTCACCAAAATCATTGCCGAAGCTGCCGAAAAAGAAGGCGCAAAAGTGATCATCTTCCCACATAATTTTGATGGTAAAGCAATTGCATCACGTGTAGCAGCCAGGCTCAAAGCAGGATTGGTAGCGGGTGCTATCTCCTACCCTGACACCAGCAATGGTTTTGTAGTGAAGAAGAATGTATTTTCCGGTAAGGCATTTGCCAACATCAATATTACAGCCGATAAAAAAGTGATCGCGATCATACCCAATACATTCCCGGTGGCAGCGGGGTCAGGAACAGCTACTGTAGAAGCTTTCGCAGCAACGATCAACGATGCTGACTTCAAAGTGAAAGTAGTGAAAGTAGAAACGGTGAGTGGCGATATCCCGTTAACAGAAGCAGAAATCATTGTGAGTGGCGGCCGTGGACTGAAAGGTCCGGAGAACTGGGGAATCCTGGAAGACCTGGCCAAAGCACTGGGCGCAGCTACTGCAAGCTCCCGTCCGGTGGCAGACGCAGGCTGGCGTCCGCATCATGAGCATGTGGGTCAGACCGGTCTTACCGTAAGACCTAACCTCTACATAGCCATTGGCATTTCCGGCGCTATCCAGCACCTGGCCGGTGTAAACGGCAGTAAGGTGATTGTGGTGATCAATAAAGATCCGGAAGCACCCTTCTTCAAAGCAGCCGATTACGGTATTGTAGGCGACGCTTTTGAAGTGGTTCCCAAGCTCACAGAGGCGGTGAAGGCGTATAAAAGTAAATAG
- a CDS encoding electron transfer flavoprotein subunit beta/FixA family protein gives MKILVCISKTPDTTAKIAFTDNNTKFNEVGVQFIINPYDEWYALVRALELKETVGADLHLITVGGADCDPIIRKALALGGDEAFRVNAENPDSFYIASQIAAHAREKQYDIIFTGKETIDYNGSGIGGMVAELLDLPYVSIAAKFDLNGTTATINREIEGGEEICEVSLPVVVSCQKGMAEARIPNMRGIMAARTKPLTVTEPVAADTLTSVVNFELPPAKAGVKLISPDNVAELVKLLHEEAKVI, from the coding sequence ATGAAGATTTTAGTTTGTATCAGTAAAACTCCGGACACGACTGCAAAAATAGCTTTCACGGACAATAACACGAAATTCAATGAGGTTGGTGTCCAGTTTATTATTAATCCTTATGATGAATGGTATGCCTTGGTAAGGGCGCTGGAGCTGAAAGAAACGGTGGGTGCAGATTTGCACCTGATTACTGTTGGCGGAGCAGATTGTGACCCGATCATACGTAAGGCGCTGGCATTGGGCGGTGATGAGGCTTTTCGTGTAAATGCCGAAAACCCCGATAGTTTTTATATTGCTTCACAGATAGCGGCACATGCCAGGGAAAAACAATATGACATTATTTTCACCGGAAAGGAAACCATCGATTATAATGGTTCCGGCATCGGCGGTATGGTAGCAGAGCTGCTGGACCTCCCCTATGTGTCTATAGCCGCTAAATTTGACCTGAACGGTACTACAGCGACCATCAACCGCGAGATTGAAGGTGGAGAGGAAATATGTGAGGTATCACTCCCGGTGGTTGTTTCCTGTCAGAAAGGGATGGCGGAAGCGCGGATCCCGAATATGCGCGGAATTATGGCGGCCAGAACGAAACCGCTGACCGTAACAGAACCGGTAGCAGCAGATACGCTTACCAGTGTGGTGAACTTTGAATTACCGCCCGCAAAAGCCGGTGTGAAGTTGATCAGCCCGGATAATGTAGCTGAACTGGTGAAGTTACTGCACGAAGAAGCGAAAGTGATCTAA
- a CDS encoding tetratricopeptide repeat protein, translating to MDRIAQIRQFLESSPNDSFLKHALALEYIKLNDDQTARQLFEELLAFEPGYVGSYYHLGKLLERAGDKEAAISTYEKGMEMAKAGNERHAYNELQSAYEDLVY from the coding sequence ATGGATAGAATTGCGCAAATCAGACAGTTCCTGGAAAGCAGCCCAAACGACAGCTTTCTGAAGCATGCATTGGCACTGGAATATATAAAACTGAACGACGATCAAACGGCAAGACAACTGTTTGAAGAATTGCTGGCCTTTGAGCCGGGCTATGTTGGTTCCTACTATCACCTGGGTAAGCTGCTTGAGCGCGCCGGCGACAAAGAAGCGGCCATCAGCACCTATGAAAAAGGGATGGAAATGGCAAAGGCTGGCAATGAAAGACATGCTTATAATGAACTGCAATCTGCATACGAAGACCTGGTATATTAA
- the tilS gene encoding tRNA lysidine(34) synthetase TilS, whose amino-acid sequence MPQHLLTNFKEYITRQQLFDPSQRILLAVSGGVDSIVMAHLFKQAGFSAGIAHCNFQLREEESVRDEHFVQQQAVALDLPLHTIRFDTHAYTADNHVSIQVAARELRYKWLEQIREKEGYAFIATAHHMQDSVETALMNFCKGTGIAGLHGIMPKQERIIRPLLFTEKDRLIAYAALHEIAYVEDSSNITDKYTRNFFRHRIIPLMQEVFPAAVKNMDGSIARMKEAEILYQQAMAKHRARLLFQKDNTWMVPVLKLQKSVPLQTIAWELFREFGCSTAQAQQVLALLDSESGRYVETSTHRIIRNRNWLLVTPLSIPDAPLLVIEAPQQHVAFAGGQLHLRRQERGSTAIPVAATTAWLDAAKVTFPLILRKWKQGDYFYPLGMPKKKKLSRFLIDQKLSLPQKENVWVLESAKRIVWVVGRRVDDRFKITPGTKDMLCLETTV is encoded by the coding sequence ATGCCGCAACATTTACTGACAAATTTTAAAGAATATATCACCCGCCAACAACTGTTTGATCCGTCGCAACGGATATTGCTGGCAGTGAGCGGGGGCGTGGATTCCATCGTGATGGCGCACCTGTTTAAACAGGCTGGTTTTTCAGCAGGTATTGCTCACTGTAATTTTCAACTGAGAGAGGAAGAGTCGGTGAGAGATGAACACTTTGTACAGCAACAGGCTGTTGCGCTGGATTTACCTTTGCATACCATCAGATTTGATACCCATGCCTACACCGCAGATAACCATGTAAGTATCCAGGTAGCTGCGCGGGAGCTGCGTTACAAGTGGCTGGAACAGATCCGTGAAAAGGAGGGTTATGCTTTCATCGCTACCGCGCATCATATGCAGGACAGCGTGGAAACAGCACTGATGAACTTCTGTAAAGGCACCGGTATCGCAGGGTTGCACGGGATTATGCCTAAACAGGAACGCATCATCAGGCCGTTGTTATTTACAGAAAAGGACAGGTTGATAGCTTATGCAGCTTTACACGAAATAGCATATGTGGAAGACAGTTCGAATATAACGGACAAGTATACACGTAATTTCTTCCGTCACCGTATTATTCCGCTGATGCAGGAAGTTTTTCCTGCGGCGGTGAAAAATATGGATGGCAGCATCGCCCGCATGAAGGAAGCGGAAATCCTTTACCAGCAGGCGATGGCAAAGCACCGGGCCAGGCTGTTGTTTCAAAAAGACAATACCTGGATGGTGCCTGTACTGAAATTGCAAAAGAGTGTTCCGCTGCAAACCATTGCCTGGGAGCTGTTCCGGGAGTTTGGTTGTTCTACTGCACAAGCGCAGCAAGTGTTGGCTCTGCTTGACAGTGAATCCGGCAGATACGTGGAAACGTCCACCCACCGCATCATCCGCAACCGTAACTGGTTGCTTGTTACGCCGCTATCTATTCCGGATGCGCCGTTACTGGTGATTGAAGCCCCACAGCAGCACGTAGCGTTTGCCGGTGGTCAGCTGCACCTGCGGCGGCAGGAGAGAGGCAGTACAGCGATTCCTGTTGCTGCAACAACCGCCTGGCTGGACGCTGCCAAGGTGACCTTCCCGCTTATCCTGAGAAAATGGAAACAAGGTGATTATTTTTATCCGTTGGGTATGCCCAAAAAGAAAAAGCTCAGTCGCTTTCTGATCGATCAGAAATTATCATTACCACAAAAGGAAAATGTATGGGTACTGGAGTCTGCCAAAAGAATTGTATGGGTAGTAGGCAGGAGAGTTGACGACCGGTTTAAGATCACACCGGGAACAAAGGATATGCTTTGTTTGGAGACAACAGTGTAG
- a CDS encoding rhomboid family intramembrane serine protease — translation MALNISISIIIIIITCLISYTSLNNYEQLEKLMMRPYMVNNYKQYYRFITSGFVHADYQHLLFNMLTLFFFGSFIEGVFEQLFGNKVVYVLYYILGIIISDIPSYIKHRNNQQYASLGASGAISAIVFTAILVNPWASIYLFFAIKIPAVVYGVLFLAISAYMSKKGGGNVNHDAHLWGALFGIIFPLVFHPELGTRFLEMLLNK, via the coding sequence ATGGCACTTAATATTAGCATTAGTATTATCATTATCATCATTACCTGCCTCATATCCTATACCTCGCTGAACAATTATGAGCAGCTGGAAAAGTTAATGATGCGGCCATACATGGTAAATAATTACAAACAATACTACCGGTTTATCACCTCAGGCTTTGTACACGCAGACTATCAGCATCTGCTGTTTAATATGCTGACCTTATTCTTTTTCGGAAGTTTTATCGAAGGAGTATTTGAACAGTTATTTGGCAACAAGGTCGTTTATGTGCTCTACTATATCCTGGGTATTATTATCTCGGATATTCCCTCTTATATCAAACACAGAAATAATCAGCAATATGCATCCTTAGGCGCTTCCGGAGCTATTTCTGCGATTGTATTTACCGCCATCCTGGTAAATCCCTGGGCTTCTATTTACCTGTTTTTTGCCATTAAAATTCCGGCAGTGGTATATGGTGTGTTATTCCTTGCGATCTCTGCTTATATGTCGAAGAAAGGTGGTGGCAATGTGAATCATGATGCGCATCTGTGGGGTGCTTTATTTGGCATCATCTTCCCGCTTGTATTTCATCCTGAACTGGGCACCAGGTTTTTGGAGATGCTATTAAATAAATAA